A genomic region of Brevibacillus sp. JNUCC-41 contains the following coding sequences:
- a CDS encoding glutathione peroxidase — MSIYEFEVNKINGETISLEEYRGKVMIIVNTASKCGFSPQYDDLQSLYVQYKEDGVVVLGFPCNQFLNQEPGDNLEIDSYCKLNRGITFPMFAKVNVNGKEAHPLFNYLTENAPGVMGSKSIKWNFTKFLIDRNGNIVSRYAPKTKPLEMEEDIKKLL, encoded by the coding sequence ATGTCCATTTACGAATTTGAAGTCAATAAAATCAATGGCGAAACCATCTCGCTTGAGGAATATAGAGGGAAAGTGATGATTATAGTGAATACCGCAAGCAAATGCGGTTTTTCGCCACAGTATGATGATTTGCAAAGCCTGTATGTGCAATATAAAGAGGATGGGGTTGTCGTGCTTGGTTTTCCTTGTAATCAGTTTTTGAATCAGGAGCCTGGTGATAATCTGGAAATCGATTCATACTGCAAATTGAATCGTGGCATAACATTCCCGATGTTTGCAAAAGTGAATGTCAATGGCAAGGAAGCCCACCCTTTATTCAATTACTTGACTGAAAATGCTCCTGGAGTGATGGGGTCCAAATCAATAAAATGGAATTTTACAAAGTTCTTGATTGATCGTAATGGAAATATAGTGAGCCGGTATGCACCTAAAACAAAACCTCTGGAAATGGAAGAGGATATAAA